Part of the Toxotes jaculatrix isolate fToxJac2 chromosome 1, fToxJac2.pri, whole genome shotgun sequence genome, TTTCAACGCTCATGGACGCCTGAATAATGTTTTAAGAGAGATGTGAAAATCTGTGTACCCGTCCTTTAAGTTTAGCCGAATgtataaaagaaagaaaatttacCAGTTGAACAAatattgcatttgtttttatttcgaTTCAGAATTGGGGTTTGATcttatcagttttgttttttttccagcactattttacttttttttttttcaatcaatgTTGATTAAACAGTCTAATTAACTTATAATCAGAGTATTGTCATTGGATGATGCTGTACtttcctcctgcctcctctttGGGGCGTTTTCACTTTGTCTGATTGGACCTTAAAACTTAAACCTTCATCATCGTTATTTGGACGTTTTGGTGACCCCATCACTTTTTACACGGCCTCTTTTAATATAgtgaattctgtttttctcGCTATGTTTTAGTTTTGTAAATTTAGtagatgaaaaataatttggtcacatttaatttgattattattatttattataaaaaaaaaatctggtcaTACATGATGTAATGACCAACCAGGTTTGAGTTGTGGACACATTTTgttcctgatttaaaaaaaaaaaaaaagcgcttGATTTTCACTCGTATTTTTAAATCAcgttttgctgttttattagGGAAGAATTCTCCGCTCTCCTTCAAACGAGGCTTGACCGGACCACACCCTGCATAACGACCGAACTCCTCCTGTCAGCCTCTGATCGTGTAATTATTCTGCGTGCAACAGGCGCCGCGCTCAGAGCCGCCTCCGAGGTTTCACCTCAAACCGGCGGCGGCTGCTTCGACCAGCACAGCAGTTTGAATGTTGGTGTATTGATACAGAGTTATGTGTGAGAGGGAAGGTGAGAGGTGTTTGGCTCCTAATCCTCTTAGCCGCATTATGCTGAGCCTCGTTCAAGCCCTGACATGCGGTGCGCCCTTGTAGCTCCCCAAAAACCGGAGTCAGCATCTCTGCGTCCGTTGCGCACAGCTGGGCGGACGGTCCGCAGCCGCGAGGCGGCGAGCGGCCGGCGGTACAGGTAAGACCCGCAGCAGCGCTCACCGCACACGGCTGCCTTCTGGATTTTACTGTCCCTTTGTtagcattttattatttttattttttggaccGGTGGGTGAATATAGATTAAGAGTTTGCTTCGACCTTGCGTGATAATCCGCGATGACCTCAGTTACTCCACAGTTAAACCTCAGCCCGCCGCTTCCAGCCACAGGTTCGGCGCTTTTTATTCACACGCATGTCTTAATGTTCTGGCGGGAGCGTCAATTAATGTTTCATTAACAATCGTTTAGTGCGCGAGCATTTCGTCACGTTCTTTCCGAGCGCGCGCGTTCACGCTGTACCACCAAACACAATTAAGAGTCATTTCGGAAACGAACGGTTTTATTTTGACGCAAGTcccgttttttttccccaccgtTTTAACGCGTTTAACGTGACTCCTGTTTTATAAGAAGCCAAAGCCCGTGTGATTATGTAGCCATAGTAACAGGTGGCTGTCTGCATCCCCCatcacgcccccccccccccccccacacccctcaacactcacacacttctcagtggatctgcctctgctgctatgcaaaagcagagaagacattaaaatacacacatgttcatgatgctgtggttttcagctgtgtgtgtgtgtgtgtgtgtgtgtgtttctgttttcagtccttCCACAGGTTGAAGCTGCCAGCTGCAAAAGATGAAACACAccgtgtgcacatgtgtgcgtgtcttcTCTGTCAGTGGCGTCTTCTCGCCACGTAGCGGTGCCGGAACTGTCAGGGAATAGCAATGCATCTGACATAGCTTCCTGTTTGGAGTCGAGACCACGAGGGCAATGAACGTGCACTCGCCTCCGAGGAGGAGACTCAGGCGCTGTCGCGTCCTCTTCTTTATCTCaggtgtgctgctgtgtgtcgtCTACACTCTGACTCTGAGAGCCGGCCTGTCAGAGCCGCGAGCGTCTGAGCGGACGGATGACGCTCtcagagcagagggaggtgatgatgatgtcttGGAGGTCAACATTCGAGAGGTGGCGGCATCCAATGAGACGCAGGAAGAGGCCGTCTCACCTGAGGGCAGCAAACCTCCTCTGGTGATGATCGTCAACAGGACGGACATCGAACAGTGTATCTACGTAGAGCCTCAGCCCCCCAAACCTCCTCCGACTCCACCACCGTCAACTACCACAGTCCCCCCACGTCCCCCACTCCAGCCCCCTCACAGGAAGGGTGAGTACCCAGAGGACATCTTCTCAGTGGAGCAGCGACGACAAGGCTGGGTGGTCCTGCACATTCTAGGCATGATCTACATGTTTGTCGCCCTGGCCATCGTCTGCGATGAGTTCTTCGTTCCTGCGCTGGAGGTCATCACCGTCAGGCTGGACATTTCCGACGACGTGGCCGGGGCCACCTTCATGGCGGCCGGAGGCTCTGCCCCTGAGCTCTTCACCTCCCTGATCGGTGTCTTCATCGCCCACAGCAACGTGGGCATCGGCACCATCGTGGGCTCAGCCGTCTTCAACATCCTGTTTGTGATCGGCATGTGCGCCATTTTCTCCCGGGAGATGCTGCACCTGACCTGGTGGCCGCTGTTCCGAGACGTGACCTTCTACATCCTGGACCTCATCATGCTCATCGTCTTCTTCTTGGACAACATGATCCTGTGGTGGGAGAGCGTCATGCTGTTCCTCGGCTACATCTGCTACGTGAGCTTCATGAAGTTCAACAGTCACATCGAGCAGGCGGTCAAGACCCAGCTCAACAAGCACATGAGTATCGTCAAGGTGTGGACGGCAGAGGAGCCGGAGAAGGTCAGTCGGTATCACGTTCGGACGCATATCTGGAGAAACAGCAGCTTAAAGATGAAATATTCAggttaaattaataaatatctGTATTGTTCCCACTGAGGCCATAGAAAACAAACCTCTGCCAGTGTTTCTATCAGTCTGTGTCCATTAAAGTTGATTTAATAGTTAAATACTGATGCCTCTGGGACATAAATGTAGATTTATCTTtttgaatgtgaatatttgctggttttctcaGTCGTCTGTGAATATACACCTGaatgtgtttgggttttggattgttggtcaGAAACAAGCAGTTAGTCTACTCCAGTCATGTCCTCTAAAACTGCctgaatgatgaatgaactCTGGCAGGTGTCTCGCAGCCTCTGCCTGTACACAGTAtattttctgtcctttcatCTGCTCACAGTCGGAGCTGCTGCCTGCTCAGACGCAGTGAACGAGGGGGACGGTGATTTGTGCGTCTGAGCAGGTGACAGCCCGTATTTGTGTACAATCCTTTGATGATGCTGAACAGAAAGGAGTCCAGGTGTCACAGACGCTGATGAAGTGCTGGAgatgtcactgtgtttctgtgtcgcAGCCCTGACATATCAACACGTGGACTtcgtttcatttcatttacaatttgggattttaaaaaaaaacaacctcaaaccaaagttttgtttttaaaaggcGTAtttctcagacagagagagagagtaaatgTCTCAGCCTGTAATTAACATGCAcaactgtgtttcagtgtttcaagTATCAGCAGCACATTCTCCAATTAGCCTGAAGCACGTCTGCAGTCACTGTGTGGCGCTTCAGTCACCGCGCTCAGTGTAATGAGCCGTGCTGCCACATGAACAGGTCACAGTCACCGGAATCCAAGTCACGCTTTTACAGGAACAGATGCATTTTTACTCTTATTAGTACACGTCTAACACGTTTGGTCTTTTGTCTTTAACAGTGCGTTCCGTGACGACAACCCGTGGACACCTGTTGGACATAGagtaataaacacacataatCCCTTTatctgaaaggaaaacaaatattaCAAACAATTCATCAAACAGTTTTATGACAGCCACAGTCTGATTAACCTGAAAGGGGCTGGACCCCAGTTAACCCTGTGTTTGCTACCCCTCTTTGTGCCCAGCGTGTAGTTttccacaaaaagacacaagacATCCATATTTCATAATCTGTCCATGTCTCTGCCCATCAAGCGTCGATGAgcttgtgtatttatgtgtcaGCTGCAGTTGCTGAGGTGCTGTTAACTGAATTGGTCGTCACTGACTTTACAGGAGTCTGaagctccaccaccaccaccacctcctccacctcctgctgctcctcttcctcctcctgcaccaAAGGCCGAGGATAAATCCAAACCGGGACCTGAACCACCTCCGAGCAGCCCTCAGCGCAACAAACCACCATCAGACCCGCAAGAGGACAAAGCAAGACTCAGGGTatgaaaaatgattttactGTTGGAGTTTACTGGAGTGAGACAGCAGAGGTCAGCAGGTTGGTGTCAGCGGCTCTTACCTGACACCTGTAAACACCTGCAGGAACAGCAACAGCCAGTTTTCCATCCTCATTTTGTTCATTCATGTAATTTCTTATTTATGTTGTTTGGAAATTAATTCCTCATGTAAAAGGAGAAATTAACTCCAGAGATTATTTCACTTTAGGATTTATACAGTGGAGAGTCATTGAAGTGTAGCACTGTAGATGTTcccacaggaaacacagagtttTTGGAGCTGGAGTTTAATGTCGGACCGCTCTGCCTTGCAGGTCCGTCCCGTCCTGCAGCGAGGCGGCAGCTCGGCCTCCCTCCACAACACGTCGCTGCGGAGCACCATCTTCCAGCTGATGATCCACACCCTGGACCCTCTGGGAGAAGGTAACAACCAGAGCCAACCTTCTGCAGTCATGGGATAAAATCTGCGGCCCGGTGGCGGAGGTCATGATGCAATTTATAAAATCCCTGAGAAATTTAAAAGGAGGAGACAAAACCACTAAATTCACCTTTTTTAATACTTAAATATTGTCCATCAAGTTCAGTCACGTATAGAAGCTCAAACTGTCCACCATGGACCTTTTTCCTGGTTTTCGTAGTATTTTATAAATTAATACTTTTCAGGAAACAAACAATTTACATCCAAGAAGCCAGTGTTTTCTGAAAACCTGTCTGAACGTTGTCTTTTAAAAAATCACTGAAAGATTAATCAGTTAACTTTCAGCTGACTGATGGATTAAAGCTCCAGCTCTGCGAAGCAGTGACTCGGCTCCGTGCTGCTTTGTCCCGTCCCGTCCCGTCCCGTCCCTTCCTGTAAGACAGGGCGACCTTCACCGCGTCCTCGAACTCGCCAGGCCGTTGTTCCTCGCTCTCGCTGCGCTCGGCCACCGCTGAGCCTTAATCAGCTTTTCAATACAGGCTAATAAAAGCTGGATAAGAGCCAGCGTGGTAGCAGACCAAGCTCTTTATCTCCATGGAGCCATGGAGTAGCGGTGAGGCCCGGGGCCGAGACCGGCTCCATGCAGCTGGACTGGGTGTCAGTGTCAGTACCGTGGTTAACTGTCAGCATCTTTAATGAAGCTTCCACAGAACTgagcctctgtttttttctgtttttgttgagttGCATATATTCAGATGTGGAGCAGCGGATTGTGAGGTAGTCAGTGAGTGTGCTGCAGCGGGTTTCTGAACTGTGACCCAGTGTTTAGACTGACAGGAAGCGAGGAGGCTGTGGTGCGACCAGATGTCGTGAGCATAAAGAATCTGTTTCGGTTTTGATTTTAGTTTCCAATTAATTTCAATAAATTCAAGTAATTGAGTTTTATTGATCGGTTATGAGTCGTCGCTGCGTCCTCTCCTCCGCTGAGCTGTTATTATGCCACGTATTATACGGACTAAAACTAAAATGTAGACGACGCAGTAacatgaaaattaaataaaacttgGCCCTGAAGTTAAATCACTGCTCTTGGTTTCCATTCTATAGAGGCAGCTCTTAGAGGGGCCCTTAAAACCCCGGGCCCCAGGAAAGCCAGACGAGGTAAGAGCGGCAACAAGTTGTGGCCttgctgttgtttcctgttGCGTCTTGTTGTGATTGTGTTGTGTTCTCGTTCATCTGACGCTGAACTGCGCTGCATCCACATGCAACACAGTCGAGACGACAGAGAACAAACGTTCCCACAGGTTCATCCAGCAAATGAACAACTGCTGATTTTCAGACAATTATTCTGAAAATTTTCCAGAAAATTGGCTGGAAAATTCTGGACCCTAAAACAAAGCATCAGCCACAATTCCCTGACTTTGCAGCTTCAGTCTGACCTTGAATAGAGTTTAAAAAATAGacttaaagaaagaaaactctcatttcatatttatgCCTGGTTGTATGTAATTGTAGTGTCACATAACTGGAGGAgacaaatgtcagtgtttgctCTGATGTGTCTCGATCAGAGACGTCCTTTAATGGGGATGTGAGAGGGGAGGGGTCAGTGCAGAGGAAAGGTAAGAGGTTTTTGTGtcgtgtttgtgtttcctgctcTGTTGTGGTCGTTGTGGTTCTCAGTCCGGTTTGCTTCTGTCCCAGATGTGTTTCTGAACTGATGTTCAGTGGTTGGTGTTGCATGTTCGGTTGCATGTTCGTGTGTTTCCATCCAGTTGTTTCTGTGTCGTCGTGAACATCACTGACCTTTTTCACACACCGGCTGTTTGGAAAACCTTGGATGATAATCACAGGATTATTTTTACAGAGTCTTAGTTTGTGGGTCCTTGATTTGTTTGAGTCGTCCTTCTCTTAATTGCAGCAAAGAACAAAGTAAAGCCTCTGAACGTCCCGGTCATGGGCGAATTACAGAGCAAGTCACAGCGACGCCACCCTGAAGGTGAGTTTAACACCTGTCTTTAAAGGTACGATCAGATGGACATGTTCATAAAAGGCCACAGTCCCATCAGGAAATGTgtgttagcttagcacaaagactggaggcAGGTGGAAACTGCTAGCATAGGGGATAGCTGGGGGCGCAGCAGCGTGTGGAGGCTGGTTGTCTGTCAGTCGACGGTCAGAGGAGGTTTGGGGCTGAAGGAGCTTGTGCTCCACAATCAGCGGAGCCTCTCAGTCGGTGTGTTCGTGCGTCACAGTGTGGAGTAATGAGGTGCTTCAGAGTCTGAGGTGCGGCACGGAGCCTGGAGAGGCCTCAACGAGCGCGGCATCAATCAGCCCGGGGATTAACATGCagatgggagtgtgtgtgtttgaatcacTTTTCCTCCGTGTCTGCAGCGCGTTTATCTCCAAACACTCCAATCACTCCCACTGGCACTTCAGACCGGCCCACGCAGCATAATCATTCTGTGTCAGCTTATCGTTaaaattttgatttgttttgtctctgaagTAGGAAACAGGCAGCGGATCTGTTagagcaggggtgggcaaacttttccacaaagggccggtgtggctgcaggttttttgtTCCAGCCAAGCAGCAgaacaccagacttgactcatttaatcaactgatctcagtcttcagacagttgattggtcaaactgtgtgctcttcactGGTTGgaacaaacacctgcagccacaccggccctttgtggaacagtttgcccacccctgtgTCAGAGCGTCAGTCCGAACACCTTCGGaggattttaaaatgtgtgtgtgtgggcagcgTTCAGCTAACTCTGAGGCCTCCAGCTGACCGAAGTGACACCCAGTGTCTCAGCAGTAAAATAAGCTTCAACTCTAAGATCATTATAAACGACCATCAGTATGAAGGTTAAAGGCCACACGTGGAGaaccaaacatgtttttttaaaaaacaatttatcTTTATTTACTAATAAATTAATGACTGTAagtaaagaggaaagagaataataattattttaacaaaaaatattaaataaatcaataaaatcttCAAATCGGTAAATCACGGAATGTTTGAATTAACTTTCCTTAGTGAGTGACTGAAGTCTGACATGAACAAAGACGACTGAacattctgtgtctctttttccaGATGTTGAACACAAGCCAAAGTCCGAGCAGGCgcctgctgctgccgccgcccgTCCACCAGGGGACGCCGCGGCCGAGCCGTCCACCTCACAGCCTCCGAAGACAGAAGAGACGGCTGAGAAGGCGTCCGACGAGCCGGACGAGCCGAAGGTACGAGGACATGGTTTCCAATAAACGCATGCATCTGTAGTGGTTATCATGGAGCAGCATGCTGCGTTCAGGTTTCACGTTATTTCCATCAGTTCCGGTCTGATTCAGGTCTTCATTATACCCTGACCCCTA contains:
- the LOC121179749 gene encoding sodium/potassium/calcium exchanger 1-like → MNVHSPPRRRLRRCRVLFFISGVLLCVVYTLTLRAGLSEPRASERTDDALRAEGGDDDVLEVNIREVAASNETQEEAVSPEGSKPPLVMIVNRTDIEQCIYVEPQPPKPPPTPPPSTTTVPPRPPLQPPHRKGEYPEDIFSVEQRRQGWVVLHILGMIYMFVALAIVCDEFFVPALEVITVRLDISDDVAGATFMAAGGSAPELFTSLIGVFIAHSNVGIGTIVGSAVFNILFVIGMCAIFSREMLHLTWWPLFRDVTFYILDLIMLIVFFLDNMILWWESVMLFLGYICYVSFMKFNSHIEQAVKTQLNKHMSIVKVWTAEEPEKESEAPPPPPPPPPPAAPLPPPAPKAEDKSKPGPEPPPSSPQRNKPPSDPQEDKARLRVRPVLQRGGSSASLHNTSLRSTIFQLMIHTLDPLGEETSFNGDVRGEGSVQRKAKNKVKPLNVPVMGELQSKSQRRHPEDVEHKPKSEQAPAAAAARPPGDAAAEPSTSQPPKTEETAEKASDEPDEPKAVAASAGGSPGNAEDGSGDEGSSDSGESEDEDDDDDDDDGNEGEEEKEEAEEEEEENEPLSLEWPETRRKQATYLFLLPIVLPLWLTLPDVRNLASRRYFVVTFIGSILWIGVFSYLMVWWAHQVGETVGISEEIMGLTILAAGTSIPDLITSVIVARKGLGDMAVSSSVGSNIFDITVGLPVPWLMFSLFHNGKPVPVSSNGLFCAIVLLFLMLLFVIISIAACRWKMSRKLGFTMFVLYFVFLVLSVLLEDRVLICPVSI